Proteins encoded within one genomic window of Haematobia irritans isolate KBUSLIRL chromosome 5, ASM5000362v1, whole genome shotgun sequence:
- the LOC142238805 gene encoding CD63 antigen-like, giving the protein MDCGAKLTKYLLFIFNTVFMLCGILLAIVGSLLIKGVDKSTYLSGSILPMAIISVGCITFVIAFFGCCGSVRESRWCITIYAFSMFIVLCLQITLLTFLFVKQDEIVVNVERVATAVWNRNTKENGYPMNNLQMEMNCCGLTSYKDYENTSVPSTCCGIQTGQCEADIYMHKNGCRSKLVKLWTSNVHKIRCACIAMAVIEFFGLFLACYFKNNIHRSDHPYIYGSKY; this is encoded by the exons atggattgtGGTGCTAAGTTAACGAAGTATCTTCTGTTTATTTTCAATACAGTTTTTATG ttatgcGGCATCCTTCTTGCCATTGTTGGATCTTTGTTAATCAAAGGCGTTGATAAGTCGACATATTTAAGTGGAAGCATTTTGCCTATGGCAATTATTTCAGTGGGATGCATAACCTTTGTGATAGCCTTCTTCGGTTGCTGCGGATCTGTCCGTGAAAGTCGATGGTGTATAACAATT TACGCCTTCAGTATGTTCATTGTTCTTTGCCTTCAAATAACCCTGTTAACATTTCTTTTTGTGAAACAAGATGAAATAGTTGTGAACGTTGAACGAGTTGCAACTGCGGTTTGGAATAGGAATACTAAAGAAAATGGATATCCCATGAATAATTTGCAAATGGAG ATGAATTGTTGTGGTCTTACAAGCTATAAAGACTATGAAAACACGAGTGTGCCGAGTACATGCTGTGGAATCCAAACTGGACAGTGCGAGGCCGATATTTATATGCACAAAAATGGTTGTCGCTCCAAACTGGTCAAACTTTGGACTTCTAATGTCCACAAAATTCGTTGTGCCTGTATTGCGATGGCCGTTATAGAATTTTTCGGACTATTCTTAGCgtgttattttaaaaataatatacacagATCTGATCATCCTTATATTTATGGATCAAAATACTAG